One window of the Streptomyces sp. ITFR-21 genome contains the following:
- a CDS encoding DUF3311 domain-containing protein has protein sequence MSEPQPVSRPPIITASRIIAGLCLAVPLVALLWVGSYSRVDPQFIGIPFFYWYQMLWVPVAAALTWTAYVLVRREERARKGGATR, from the coding sequence ATGTCCGAACCGCAACCGGTCAGCCGACCACCGATCATCACCGCCTCGCGGATCATCGCCGGGCTCTGCCTGGCCGTTCCACTCGTCGCCCTGCTCTGGGTGGGCTCCTACTCGCGGGTCGACCCGCAGTTCATCGGGATCCCGTTCTTCTACTGGTACCAGATGCTCTGGGTGCCGGTGGCCGCCGCGCTGACCTGGACCGCCTACGTACTGGTCCGCCGCGAGGAGCGCGCCCGCAAGGGGGGTGCGACCCGATGA
- a CDS encoding GntR family transcriptional regulator, whose amino-acid sequence MDSDAGTATEATGSPTAGRTARVPKYYRLKKHLLDITKTMPPGTPVPPERTLATEFDTSRTTVRQALQELVVEGRLERIQGKGTFVAKPKVSQALQLTSYTEDMRAQGLEPTSQLLEIGYITADDRLAALLDMKAGGRVLRIERLRLANSEPMAIETTHLSAKRFPALRRSLAKYTSLYTALAEVYDVRLAEAEETIETSLATPREAGLLGTDVGLPMLMLSRHSIDTTGEPVEWVRSVYRGDRYKFVARLSRPRD is encoded by the coding sequence ATGGACAGCGACGCGGGCACGGCGACGGAGGCGACGGGCAGCCCCACCGCGGGCCGGACCGCCAGGGTGCCCAAGTACTACCGCCTCAAGAAGCACCTGCTGGACATCACCAAGACGATGCCCCCCGGCACCCCGGTCCCGCCCGAGCGCACGCTGGCCACCGAGTTCGACACCTCCCGCACCACCGTCCGGCAGGCCCTGCAGGAGCTGGTGGTCGAGGGCCGGCTGGAGCGCATCCAAGGCAAGGGCACCTTCGTGGCCAAGCCCAAGGTCTCCCAGGCGCTCCAGCTGACCTCCTACACCGAGGACATGCGGGCTCAGGGCCTGGAGCCCACCTCCCAACTGCTGGAGATCGGCTACATCACCGCCGACGACCGGCTCGCCGCACTGCTGGACATGAAGGCCGGCGGCCGGGTGCTGCGGATCGAGCGGCTGCGGCTGGCCAACAGCGAGCCGATGGCGATCGAGACCACCCACCTGTCCGCCAAGCGCTTCCCGGCGCTGCGCCGCAGCCTGGCCAAGTACACCTCGCTGTACACCGCGCTGGCCGAGGTCTACGACGTGCGGCTGGCCGAGGCCGAGGAGACCATCGAGACCTCGCTGGCCACCCCGCGCGAGGCGGGCCTGCTCGGCACCGACGTGGGCCTGCCGATGCTGATGCTCTCCCGGCACTCGATCGACACCACGGGCGAACCGGTGGAGTGGGTGCGGTCGGTGTACCGCGGCGACCGCTACAAGTTCGTGGCCCGGCTGAGCCGCCCCCGGGACTGA
- a CDS encoding extracellular solute-binding protein, which yields MKRKLIAAIGVATMFAAVAACGSNDKKDDKAAANPADRSGAVTVWLMAESQSTWPELVKNTTAQFKAKYPKVTLKIQYQQWSDKIQKLDAALSGSSAPDVVELGNTETQTYILNGALAQVDKSQFANSGTWIKGLEDTCTYQGKLFCVPYYAGARVAVYNAADFKAGTGSDAFPATEDALTAALDKIEAKKGADKTYSSLYLPGQYWYAAMSYVKAYGGAIATTDGTKWTASLETPQAQQGIQHYIDLVKKYNHGDQTKDEADQDAVAAQQKAGLIYGNGWEAGSIITPPSGNAKLKDDIKTATMPGPNGKALPSFIGGSDLAVVSKSKVQDLAKEFIADYTSEKNEAILVTKATLPNNTTQLEPMKADPATAAAANAVPDAWFTPIAPGWAAIEKQGVLKTMLLDILKGKSVAAATKEADDKINSLINNAA from the coding sequence GTGAAGCGCAAGCTCATCGCGGCGATCGGCGTCGCGACCATGTTCGCTGCTGTGGCGGCCTGCGGGTCGAACGACAAGAAGGACGACAAGGCCGCGGCCAATCCGGCCGACCGCTCCGGCGCGGTGACCGTGTGGCTGATGGCGGAGTCCCAGAGCACCTGGCCGGAGCTGGTGAAGAACACCACCGCCCAGTTCAAGGCGAAGTACCCCAAGGTCACCCTGAAGATCCAGTACCAGCAGTGGAGCGACAAGATCCAGAAGCTGGACGCCGCGCTGTCCGGCTCCAGCGCTCCCGACGTGGTCGAACTCGGCAACACCGAGACCCAGACCTACATCCTCAACGGCGCCCTCGCCCAGGTGGACAAGTCGCAGTTCGCCAACTCCGGCACCTGGATCAAGGGCCTGGAGGACACCTGCACCTACCAGGGCAAGCTGTTCTGCGTGCCGTACTACGCCGGCGCCCGGGTGGCCGTCTACAACGCCGCCGACTTCAAGGCCGGCACCGGCTCCGACGCCTTCCCCGCCACCGAGGACGCGCTGACCGCGGCCCTGGACAAGATCGAGGCCAAGAAGGGCGCCGACAAGACCTACTCGTCGCTCTACCTGCCCGGCCAGTACTGGTACGCGGCCATGTCGTACGTGAAGGCGTACGGCGGCGCCATCGCCACCACCGACGGCACCAAGTGGACCGCCAGCCTGGAGACCCCGCAGGCGCAGCAGGGCATCCAGCACTACATCGACCTGGTCAAGAAGTACAACCACGGCGACCAGACCAAGGACGAGGCCGACCAGGACGCCGTCGCGGCCCAGCAGAAGGCCGGCCTGATCTACGGCAACGGCTGGGAGGCGGGCAGCATCATCACCCCGCCGAGCGGCAACGCCAAGCTCAAGGACGACATCAAGACGGCCACCATGCCCGGCCCGAACGGCAAGGCGCTGCCGTCCTTCATCGGCGGCTCGGACCTCGCGGTGGTCAGCAAGTCCAAGGTGCAGGACCTGGCCAAGGAGTTCATCGCCGACTACACCAGCGAGAAGAACGAGGCCATCCTGGTCACCAAGGCGACGCTGCCGAACAACACCACGCAGCTGGAGCCGATGAAGGCCGACCCGGCCACCGCCGCCGCCGCCAACGCGGTGCCGGACGCCTGGTTCACCCCGATCGCGCCCGGCTGGGCCGCGATCGAGAAGCAGGGCGTGCTCAAGACGATGCTGCTCGACATCCTGAAGGGCAAGTCCGTCGCGGCGGCCACCAAGGAAGCCGACGACAAGATCAACTCGCTGATCAACAACGCCGCCTGA
- a CDS encoding carbohydrate ABC transporter permease, producing the protein MSAADTHEPVVGGRPSSPPPASHRPVLTGPGRPGRRNHGRRTLPYLLIAPALLVMIAVLGYPLVDTLVLSFQDERRNNLWMGTSPPWVGLDQYTSVLGDGEFWGVVVRTALFVVVCVVGTMGLGLLIALLMTQVSDWVRVTMSSVLIAVWAMPLLVATSVFKFMFDSDYGLVDQLLTRLPGVDYTGHNWFLDPTTGMGIIAILVVWGAIPFIAISLHAALTQVPKELEEAARIDGAKGLGIFRFVTFPVIKPVFVMTSTLSVIWDFGVLGQILLMRNGTPEQDYQVLGLYAYTQAFTVNSFSRGAAISIISVLLLSGVAVYYLRQLLKIGEVE; encoded by the coding sequence ATGAGTGCCGCCGATACGCACGAACCGGTGGTGGGGGGCCGCCCGTCGAGCCCGCCGCCGGCCTCGCACCGGCCCGTCCTGACAGGCCCCGGCCGCCCCGGCCGCCGCAACCACGGGCGCAGAACGCTGCCGTATCTGCTGATCGCCCCCGCGCTGCTGGTCATGATCGCGGTGCTGGGCTACCCGCTGGTCGACACCCTGGTGCTGTCCTTCCAGGACGAGCGGCGCAACAACCTCTGGATGGGCACCTCCCCGCCGTGGGTGGGCCTGGACCAGTACACCTCGGTGCTCGGCGACGGCGAGTTCTGGGGGGTGGTGGTCCGCACCGCGCTCTTCGTGGTCGTCTGCGTCGTGGGCACCATGGGCCTCGGGCTGCTGATCGCCCTGCTGATGACGCAGGTGTCCGACTGGGTGCGCGTCACCATGAGCTCGGTGCTGATCGCGGTGTGGGCGATGCCGCTGCTGGTCGCCACCTCGGTCTTCAAGTTCATGTTCGACTCCGACTACGGCCTGGTGGACCAACTCCTCACCCGGCTGCCCGGCGTCGACTACACCGGCCACAACTGGTTCCTCGACCCGACCACCGGCATGGGGATCATCGCGATCCTGGTCGTCTGGGGCGCCATCCCCTTCATCGCCATCAGCCTGCACGCCGCCCTCACCCAGGTCCCCAAGGAACTGGAGGAGGCGGCGCGGATCGACGGCGCCAAGGGCCTGGGGATCTTCCGGTTCGTCACCTTCCCGGTGATCAAGCCGGTGTTCGTGATGACCAGCACGCTCTCGGTGATCTGGGACTTCGGCGTCCTCGGCCAGATCCTGCTGATGCGCAACGGCACCCCCGAGCAGGACTACCAGGTGCTCGGCCTGTACGCGTACACCCAGGCGTTCACGGTCAACTCCTTCAGCCGGGGAGCGGCCATCTCGATCATCTCGGTGCTGCTGCTGTCCGGCGTCGCCGTCTACTACCTGCGCCAGCTGCTGAAGATCGGAGAGGTCGAGTGA
- a CDS encoding carbohydrate ABC transporter permease, with protein MSIAARSGPATGPVTAPAARPAYRHVKKRRTGWNVLGLVVAVIMAFPVYWMVITALRPSQEILSYKQKLYPSSVTLAQFRRAIDMPNFWDNVKSSVIISVFSVVIAIGIGLLAAYALGRFRFWGRKGLMITLLVVQLIPATSMLIPIYIQLNKAGGLNQYWGVIAVYSATTLPFAVWMLRGFIVNIPRELEESAMVDGCSQMAAFRRVVLPLLAPGLVAASIYALMTAWNEYLFAYVLLQDNDKYTLSVWLLKFNTTRGTDYGALMAGSILIALPVVVFFLFVQRKVASGLTAGAVKG; from the coding sequence GTGAGCATCGCCGCCAGGTCCGGCCCCGCGACCGGACCCGTGACCGCCCCCGCCGCCCGGCCCGCCTACCGCCACGTGAAGAAGCGCAGGACCGGCTGGAACGTGCTCGGCCTGGTCGTCGCGGTGATCATGGCCTTCCCGGTCTACTGGATGGTCATCACCGCGCTGCGGCCCAGCCAGGAGATCCTCAGCTACAAGCAGAAGCTGTACCCGAGCTCGGTGACGCTCGCCCAGTTCCGACGGGCGATCGACATGCCGAACTTCTGGGACAACGTCAAGAGCAGCGTGATCATCTCGGTGTTCTCGGTCGTCATCGCCATCGGCATCGGCCTGCTGGCCGCCTACGCGCTCGGCCGGTTCCGGTTCTGGGGCCGCAAGGGGCTGATGATCACCCTGCTGGTGGTCCAGCTGATCCCGGCCACCTCGATGCTGATCCCGATCTACATCCAGCTCAACAAGGCCGGCGGCCTCAACCAGTACTGGGGCGTCATCGCCGTCTACTCGGCCACCACCCTGCCCTTCGCGGTGTGGATGCTGCGCGGCTTCATCGTCAACATCCCCCGCGAGCTGGAGGAGTCGGCGATGGTGGACGGCTGCAGCCAGATGGCGGCCTTCCGCCGCGTGGTGCTGCCGCTGCTCGCGCCCGGCCTGGTCGCGGCCTCCATCTACGCCCTGATGACGGCGTGGAACGAGTACCTGTTCGCGTACGTGCTCCTGCAGGACAACGACAAATACACGCTCAGCGTCTGGCTGCTCAAGTTCAACACCACGCGCGGCACCGACTACGGCGCCCTGATGGCCGGCTCGATCCTCATCGCGCTGCCCGTGGTGGTCTTCTTCCTGTTCGTCCAGCGCAAGGTGGCCTCCGGTCTGACGGCCGGAGCGGTGAAGGGATGA
- a CDS encoding glycoside hydrolase family 3 protein, translated as MTVISVDSPADTPSEPGGSGGAPITRDALTVLQPGFVGTSAPAWLLRQLAEGLGSVALFARNIESPGQLAALTAQLREVRPDVLVAADEEGGDVTRLEARGGSSFPGNLALGAVDDLKLTRAVAAELGRRLAVCGVNLNWAPSADVNSDPGNPVIGVRSFGADPELVARNTAAYVEGLQSAGVAACVKHFPGHGDTATDSHHALPRIDVDPDTLRSRELVPFRAALAAGSKVVMSAHILVPSLDPELPATLSPAVLTGLLRAPSSEGGLGYEGLIVTDGIEMQAIAATYGIERGTVMALAAGADAICVGGGLADEQTVLTLRDAIVAAVRDGSLPAERLADAAGRVRALAAWTAAQAGAGVAAALAQGADIGLEAARRALRITRADRFTPLDQPPFVAAFTPMANIAVGEGTPWGVAAELTRLLPGTRTATYRAADAEGDLAGFVARVLAAAGPSRLVVVVRDAHRHPWMAVALAAVVAERPGTIVVEMGVPQSPPTGALHIATHGAARVCGEAAAEAIVSAR; from the coding sequence ATGACCGTCATTTCCGTCGACTCCCCCGCGGACACCCCCTCCGAGCCCGGCGGCTCGGGAGGTGCCCCCATCACTCGCGACGCGCTCACCGTCCTCCAGCCGGGCTTCGTCGGCACCAGCGCGCCCGCGTGGCTGCTGCGCCAGCTGGCCGAAGGACTCGGCTCGGTCGCCCTGTTCGCCCGCAACATCGAGTCGCCCGGACAGCTGGCGGCGCTCACCGCCCAGCTGCGGGAGGTACGCCCCGACGTGCTGGTCGCCGCGGACGAGGAGGGCGGTGACGTCACCCGGCTGGAGGCCCGGGGCGGCTCGTCCTTCCCCGGCAACCTCGCGCTCGGCGCGGTCGACGACCTCAAGCTGACCCGGGCGGTGGCCGCCGAACTCGGCCGCCGGCTCGCCGTGTGCGGGGTCAACCTCAACTGGGCGCCGTCGGCGGACGTCAACTCCGACCCGGGCAACCCGGTGATCGGGGTCCGGTCCTTCGGCGCCGACCCGGAACTGGTCGCCCGCAACACCGCGGCCTACGTGGAAGGGCTCCAGTCGGCCGGCGTGGCGGCGTGTGTCAAGCACTTCCCCGGCCACGGCGACACCGCCACCGACTCCCACCACGCGCTGCCGCGCATAGACGTCGACCCCGACACGCTGCGCTCGCGCGAACTGGTGCCGTTCCGGGCGGCGCTCGCGGCCGGCAGCAAGGTGGTGATGAGCGCCCACATCCTGGTGCCCTCGCTCGACCCGGAGCTGCCCGCGACCCTCAGCCCGGCCGTGCTCACCGGCCTGCTGCGGGCGCCGAGCTCCGAGGGCGGCCTCGGCTACGAGGGGCTGATCGTCACCGACGGCATCGAGATGCAGGCGATCGCGGCCACGTACGGCATCGAGCGCGGCACCGTGATGGCGCTGGCGGCCGGCGCGGACGCGATCTGCGTGGGCGGCGGCCTCGCCGACGAGCAGACCGTGCTGACGCTGCGGGACGCGATCGTGGCCGCGGTACGGGACGGATCGCTGCCCGCCGAGCGGCTCGCCGACGCGGCCGGCCGGGTACGGGCCCTGGCCGCGTGGACGGCCGCGCAGGCCGGGGCGGGGGTGGCCGCGGCGCTCGCGCAGGGCGCGGACATCGGGCTGGAGGCGGCCCGCCGGGCGCTGCGGATCACCCGCGCGGACCGGTTCACCCCGCTGGACCAGCCGCCGTTCGTGGCCGCCTTCACCCCGATGGCCAACATCGCCGTCGGGGAGGGCACCCCGTGGGGTGTGGCGGCCGAGCTGACACGGCTGCTGCCCGGCACCCGGACGGCCACCTACCGGGCGGCCGACGCCGAGGGCGACCTGGCCGGCTTCGTGGCGCGGGTGCTGGCGGCGGCCGGGCCGAGCCGCCTGGTCGTGGTGGTCAGGGACGCCCACCGGCACCCCTGGATGGCCGTGGCGCTGGCCGCGGTGGTGGCCGAGCGCCCCGGCACGATCGTGGTCGAGATGGGCGTCCCGCAGTCCCCGCCGACCGGCGCGCTGCACATCGCCACGCACGGCGCCGCCCGCGTCTGCGGCGAGGCGGCGGCGGAGGCCATCGTCAGCGCGCGCTGA
- the nagB gene encoding glucosamine-6-phosphate deaminase produces MEVVIVPDAAAGGELIAEAVAGLLRRKPDALLGVATGSTPLPVYQALAGLVRGGAVDASRARVCQLDEYVGLPAGHPESYRSVVLREVVEPLGLSPDAFLGPDGSAPDVLAACEAYDAALASAGGVDLQLLGIGTDGHIGFNEPCSSLASRTRIKTLTEQTRVDNARFFGGDISQVPHHVITQGIGTILEARHLVLLATGEGKAEAIAQTVEGPVAAVVPASALQLHPHATVVVDEAAASELKLAPYFRATFAAKPDWQGL; encoded by the coding sequence GTGGAAGTTGTCATCGTCCCGGACGCCGCGGCAGGCGGCGAACTCATCGCGGAGGCCGTGGCCGGCCTGTTGCGCCGGAAGCCGGACGCTTTGCTGGGGGTGGCGACCGGATCGACCCCGCTGCCCGTGTACCAGGCGCTGGCCGGGCTGGTCAGGGGCGGCGCGGTGGACGCCTCGCGGGCCCGGGTGTGCCAGCTGGACGAGTACGTGGGGCTGCCCGCCGGGCACCCGGAGTCGTACCGGTCGGTGGTGCTGCGCGAGGTGGTGGAGCCGCTGGGGCTGTCGCCGGACGCCTTCCTCGGCCCCGACGGCTCGGCGCCGGACGTGCTAGCGGCCTGCGAGGCGTACGACGCGGCACTGGCGTCGGCCGGCGGGGTGGACCTCCAGCTGCTGGGCATCGGCACCGACGGCCACATCGGGTTCAATGAGCCCTGCTCGTCGCTGGCCTCCAGGACCCGGATCAAGACCCTCACCGAGCAGACCCGGGTGGACAACGCCCGCTTCTTCGGCGGCGACATCTCCCAGGTGCCGCACCACGTCATCACGCAGGGCATAGGCACCATCCTGGAGGCCCGGCACCTGGTGCTGCTGGCCACCGGCGAGGGCAAGGCGGAGGCGATCGCGCAGACCGTGGAGGGCCCGGTCGCCGCGGTCGTGCCGGCCTCGGCGCTCCAGCTGCACCCGCACGCGACCGTCGTGGTGGACGAGGCGGCGGCCTCCGAGCTCAAGCTGGCGCCGTACTTCCGGGCCACCTTCGCCGCCAAGCCCGACTGGCAGGGCCTGTGA
- a CDS encoding sensor histidine kinase, giving the protein MNDLVREHTALDDSDLEWLHLLVSEWQLLSDLSFADLVLWVPTRDGSRYVSVAQMRPNTGPTSYQDDMVGHLVPRGRRPLLDVALDEGRIVREGDPEWREEVPVRVESIPVRRNGRVLGVIARNTNLLTVRTPSRLELTYLQSASDLAQMIAAGAFPFPSEHVDMDASPRAGDGLIRLDAEGLVQYASPNALSAYHRLGLAADLVGHHLGRATAELAPERGPVDEAMVKLASGWAPREFEVEGGDGVIQLRSIPLKPKGTHIGSLVLLRDVTELRRRERELITKDATIREIHHRVKNNLQTVAALLRLQARRMDSEAAREALDEAVRRVGSIAIVHETLSQTLDERVEFDEIADRVLAMVAEISPGRVNVRRTGKFGILTAEIATPLSMVLTELLQNALEHGFGAGGSGSVEVAVRRGRDQVTVAVEDDGRGLPPGFDAQRAGNLGLQIVRTLVVGELSGTFDMLPAAAGGTRVVLELPLVG; this is encoded by the coding sequence ATGAACGACCTCGTACGCGAGCACACGGCCCTCGACGACTCCGACCTCGAATGGCTGCATCTGCTCGTCTCGGAGTGGCAGCTGCTCTCCGACCTCTCCTTCGCCGACCTGGTGCTGTGGGTGCCGACCCGCGACGGCAGCCGCTATGTCTCGGTGGCCCAGATGCGGCCGAACACCGGGCCCACCTCCTACCAGGACGACATGGTCGGCCACCTCGTCCCCCGCGGCCGGCGACCGCTGCTGGACGTGGCGCTCGACGAGGGCCGGATCGTCCGCGAGGGCGACCCGGAGTGGCGCGAGGAGGTGCCGGTCCGGGTCGAGTCCATCCCGGTACGGCGCAACGGGCGGGTGCTCGGGGTGATCGCCCGCAACACCAACCTGCTCACCGTCCGCACCCCCAGCCGGCTCGAACTCACGTACCTGCAGAGCGCCTCCGACCTGGCGCAGATGATCGCGGCCGGCGCCTTCCCCTTCCCCTCCGAGCACGTCGACATGGACGCCTCGCCGCGGGCCGGTGACGGGCTGATCCGGCTGGACGCCGAGGGCCTGGTCCAGTACGCCAGCCCCAACGCGCTGTCCGCGTACCACCGGCTGGGCCTGGCCGCCGACCTGGTGGGCCACCACCTCGGCCGGGCCACCGCCGAGCTGGCCCCCGAGCGCGGCCCGGTGGACGAGGCCATGGTCAAGCTGGCCAGCGGCTGGGCGCCACGCGAGTTCGAGGTCGAGGGCGGCGACGGGGTGATCCAGCTCCGGTCCATCCCGCTCAAACCCAAGGGCACGCACATCGGTTCGCTGGTGCTGCTCCGCGACGTCACCGAACTGCGGCGCCGCGAGCGGGAGCTGATCACCAAGGACGCCACCATCCGGGAGATCCACCACCGGGTGAAGAACAACCTTCAGACGGTCGCCGCGCTGCTGCGCCTGCAGGCCCGGCGGATGGACTCCGAGGCGGCCCGGGAGGCGCTGGACGAGGCGGTACGGCGGGTCGGCTCGATCGCCATCGTGCACGAGACGCTGTCCCAGACGTTGGACGAGCGGGTCGAGTTCGACGAGATCGCGGACCGGGTGCTGGCGATGGTGGCGGAGATCTCACCCGGTCGGGTCAACGTCCGGCGGACCGGGAAGTTCGGCATCCTCACCGCGGAGATCGCCACGCCGCTGTCCATGGTGCTCACCGAACTGCTGCAGAACGCGCTGGAGCACGGGTTCGGGGCGGGGGGGTCGGGGTCGGTGGAGGTCGCGGTGCGGCGGGGGCGCGACCAGGTCACGGTCGCCGTCGAGGACGACGGCCGCGGTCTGCCGCCCGGCTTCGACGCCCAACGGGCGGGCAATCTCGGCCTCCAGATCGTCCGGACGCTGGTGGTGGGCGAGTTGTCCGGCACCTTCGACATGCTCCCCGCGGCGGCGGGGGGGACCCGGGTGGTGCTGGAGCTCCCGCTGGTGGGGTGA
- a CDS encoding WhiB family transcriptional regulator: MDWRHRAVCREEDPELFFPIGNTGPALLQIEEAKAVCRRCPVMDQCLQWALESGQDAGVWGGLSEDERRAMKRRAARNRARNATA; encoded by the coding sequence ATGGACTGGCGTCACCGCGCCGTTTGCCGCGAGGAAGACCCCGAGCTCTTCTTCCCCATCGGCAACACCGGTCCTGCGCTGCTGCAGATCGAGGAAGCCAAGGCCGTCTGCCGCCGGTGTCCCGTCATGGACCAGTGCCTTCAGTGGGCGCTGGAAAGCGGCCAGGACGCCGGTGTGTGGGGTGGCCTCAGCGAGGACGAGCGTCGTGCGATGAAGCGCCGCGCCGCCCGCAACCGGGCCCGTAACGCCACAGCCTGA
- a CDS encoding diacylglycerol/lipid kinase family protein, whose translation MRALLVVNPAATTTSARVRDVIATALASDLKLEVATTGYRGHARDLARRAAEGGEIELVVSLGGDGTVNEIVNGLLHHGPAPAALPSLAVVPGGSTNVFARALGLPNDAVEATGALLDALRAGSSKTVGLGLVSGTPGTEDEGVPARWFTFCAGLGFDAGVIGRVEQQRELGKRSTPALYFRQVARQFLADPHRRHGTIAVLRPDEEPVTDLTTAIVCNTSPWTYLGNRAVYASPEASFDTALDLLGITRMSTVSGARYAAQLLRSTPERGPHGKYAVALHDLTEFTLQSQAPLPFQVDGDHLGLRTSATFTGVRHALRVIV comes from the coding sequence ATGCGCGCTCTCCTCGTGGTCAACCCCGCCGCCACCACCACCAGCGCGCGGGTCCGCGATGTGATCGCTACCGCGCTGGCCAGCGACCTCAAGCTGGAGGTGGCCACCACCGGGTACCGCGGCCACGCCCGGGACCTGGCCCGGCGGGCCGCCGAGGGCGGCGAGATCGAGCTGGTGGTGTCGCTCGGCGGCGACGGCACCGTCAACGAGATCGTCAACGGCCTGCTGCACCACGGCCCGGCCCCCGCCGCGCTGCCCAGCCTCGCCGTGGTGCCCGGCGGCTCCACCAATGTCTTCGCCCGCGCCCTCGGACTGCCCAACGACGCCGTGGAGGCCACCGGCGCCCTGCTGGACGCGCTGCGGGCGGGTTCCTCCAAGACGGTGGGCCTCGGCCTGGTCAGCGGCACCCCGGGGACCGAGGACGAGGGTGTGCCCGCCCGCTGGTTCACCTTCTGCGCGGGCCTCGGCTTCGACGCCGGGGTCATCGGACGGGTCGAGCAGCAACGGGAATTGGGCAAACGTTCGACCCCGGCGCTCTATTTCCGCCAGGTGGCCCGTCAGTTCCTCGCCGATCCGCACCGCCGGCACGGCACCATCGCCGTACTGCGCCCGGATGAGGAGCCGGTGACCGACCTGACCACCGCGATAGTGTGCAACACCTCGCCGTGGACGTATCTCGGCAACCGGGCGGTCTACGCTTCTCCCGAGGCGTCGTTCGACACCGCTCTCGACCTGCTGGGCATCACCAGGATGTCCACGGTGTCAGGGGCTCGTTACGCCGCGCAGCTGCTCCGTTCCACCCCGGAGCGGGGACCGCACGGGAAGTACGCGGTCGCACTGCACGATCTGACCGAGTTCACCTTGCAATCGCAGGCGCCACTGCCCTTCCAGGTGGACGGTGACCACCTGGGACTGCGTACGAGCGCGACCTTCACAGGTGTACGCCATGCACTGCGTGTGATTGTGTAA